The following proteins are encoded in a genomic region of Haloarcula marina:
- the gatE gene encoding Glu-tRNA(Gln) amidotransferase subunit GatE — MTAADFDYEDLGLVAGLEIHQQLDTATKLFCDCPTRIREPDASDRSFTRYLHPTKSELGEIDDAALEESMVDREFEYLAYDSTCLVEEDDEPPHRVDREAMETALEIGQLMDMSVVDQVNVMRKIVVDGSNTTGFQRSMLVANDGAIETSEGPVGIEDMLLEEESCQRVEETESGVRFSLDRLGIPLVEIGTKPDIRSPEQAREAAERIGMLLRSTGHVKRGLGTIRQDVNISIGEGARIELKGVQSLDDIDDLVRNEVRRQVELVDIADELVERDAAVGDPQDVTDVFAETDSGVIRGALDDGGSVHAVRLDGFDGLVGREVQPDRRLGTEFSDHAKRHGAGGIFHTDELPAYGVTEAEVAALREAVDAGPEDAVALVADDPETAELAIDAVAERAKTALDGVPEETRDALEDGTSRYLRPLPGAARMYPETDVPPVEPDVTEVETPELLTEKVARYESEYGLDSGLAEQVAYGQRWPLFEAVVAEGVDPTLAAGTLESTLTELRRDGVAVDALTDDHLRETLALVDGGEVPREGLEDLLTALAADPSLTAEEAVEQEDLGGVEEDEVRQAVADVVERNADQVEEQGMGAFSALMGECMGALRGKADGDTVSDVLREEIQKRA, encoded by the coding sequence ATGACTGCCGCCGACTTCGACTACGAGGACCTCGGCCTCGTGGCCGGGCTGGAGATACACCAGCAACTCGACACGGCCACGAAACTGTTCTGTGACTGTCCGACGCGGATTCGTGAACCGGACGCGTCCGACCGCTCGTTCACTCGGTATCTCCATCCGACCAAGAGCGAACTCGGGGAGATAGACGACGCCGCCCTGGAGGAGAGCATGGTCGACCGCGAGTTCGAGTACCTCGCCTACGACTCGACGTGTCTCGTCGAGGAGGACGACGAACCGCCCCACCGCGTCGACCGCGAGGCGATGGAGACGGCGCTGGAAATCGGCCAACTGATGGACATGAGCGTGGTCGACCAGGTGAACGTGATGCGGAAAATCGTCGTCGACGGGTCGAACACCACCGGGTTCCAGCGCTCGATGCTGGTCGCCAACGACGGCGCTATCGAGACGAGCGAGGGACCGGTCGGCATCGAGGACATGCTGCTCGAAGAGGAGTCCTGCCAGCGCGTCGAGGAGACCGAGTCGGGCGTCCGCTTCTCGCTCGACCGCCTCGGCATCCCCCTGGTCGAAATCGGCACGAAGCCGGACATCCGCTCGCCAGAACAGGCCCGCGAGGCGGCCGAGCGAATCGGGATGCTCCTGCGCTCGACGGGCCACGTCAAGCGCGGCCTCGGGACCATCCGACAGGACGTGAACATCTCCATCGGCGAGGGGGCGCGAATCGAACTGAAAGGCGTCCAGAGCCTCGACGACATCGACGACCTCGTGCGCAACGAGGTCCGCAGACAGGTGGAACTCGTCGACATCGCAGACGAACTCGTCGAGCGAGACGCCGCCGTCGGCGACCCGCAAGACGTGACGGACGTGTTCGCGGAGACGGATTCGGGCGTCATCCGGGGTGCGCTCGACGATGGCGGTAGCGTCCACGCGGTGCGACTCGACGGCTTCGACGGCCTCGTCGGCCGCGAGGTCCAGCCCGACCGCCGCCTCGGCACCGAGTTTTCCGACCACGCCAAGCGCCACGGCGCGGGCGGCATCTTCCACACCGACGAACTCCCGGCCTACGGCGTCACCGAGGCCGAAGTCGCCGCGCTCCGCGAGGCCGTCGACGCCGGACCCGAGGACGCAGTCGCCCTCGTCGCGGACGACCCCGAGACGGCGGAACTGGCAATCGACGCCGTCGCCGAACGCGCGAAGACGGCCCTCGACGGCGTGCCCGAGGAGACTCGTGACGCGCTGGAGGACGGAACGTCGCGGTACCTCCGACCGCTCCCAGGCGCGGCGCGGATGTACCCCGAAACGGACGTGCCGCCGGTCGAACCCGACGTGACGGAAGTCGAGACGCCGGAACTGCTCACGGAGAAGGTCGCTCGCTACGAGTCCGAGTACGGCCTCGATTCCGGCCTCGCCGAACAGGTCGCCTACGGCCAGCGCTGGCCGCTGTTCGAGGCCGTCGTCGCCGAGGGCGTCGACCCGACGCTGGCGGCGGGGACGCTCGAATCGACGCTGACCGAACTCCGTCGTGACGGCGTGGCCGTCGACGCGCTCACCGACGACCACCTCCGCGAGACGCTGGCGCTCGTCGACGGCGGTGAGGTCCCCCGAGAAGGCCTCGAAGACCTGCTCACGGCACTCGCAGCGGACCCGTCGCTGACCGCCGAGGAAGCGGTCGAGCAGGAGGACCTCGGCGGCGTCGAGGAAGACGAGGTCCGCCAGGCCGTCGCCGACGTGGTCGAACGCAACGCCGACCAAGTCGAGGAACAGGGCATGGGCGCGTTCTCGGCCCTGATGGGCGAGTGCATGGGTGCGCTCCGCGGGAAGGCCGACGGCGACACCGTAAGCGACGTGCTCCGCGAGGAGATTCAGAAGCGAGCCTGA
- a CDS encoding DUF7504 family protein, producing the protein MYNVGDSLPVDGVAPGSTLLVVGPPMTGKRELVTRLLAKGFSDGDGVAVVTTDSSAADVRESIAQYAEMPPEGLPLGIVDCLGDAHDRTERHSLDSRVGSPADLTGIGMELTSLLEALYEGHSRTLRVGLLSLTTMSMYAPPEQVVRFLHVVSNRIAEANGVGFVVAHSDTMDEEHLQRLRSFVDGVVEIRERETDVQLRVVGVDSEPTAWVPYDRDGRPKREPGESPSAAALDAPVDDSLRSLLESVRAESPTLTVCNYDGPPETLSVLERYFDRHGIAVREATMDVPQPRGVALLHHGDDVLASESISSLSAAIELQDGPDAFADRQTSDLLTHLDRSVFGAAAADRALLVDVSHSVEQLAYRTGGGRLHAGFQRLSNLTESPESARIYEKLAESGVEVHLYGVPDTEVTVPGVTVHPADPDSEIAESWFVVYDGGGDPDNRGTLLAVQRGDDTFEGFWSYDGDIERRAEAYLAATYGESAQVRN; encoded by the coding sequence ATGTACAACGTTGGGGACTCCCTCCCTGTCGACGGCGTCGCCCCCGGGTCGACACTGCTTGTCGTCGGCCCGCCGATGACCGGGAAGCGGGAACTCGTCACCCGACTGTTGGCGAAGGGCTTCTCGGACGGCGACGGCGTCGCCGTCGTCACGACGGACAGTAGCGCCGCGGACGTGCGGGAGTCGATTGCACAGTACGCCGAGATGCCCCCCGAGGGGCTACCGCTCGGCATCGTCGACTGTCTCGGAGACGCGCACGACAGGACTGAACGACACTCGCTGGACAGTCGAGTCGGGTCACCGGCGGACCTCACGGGAATCGGGATGGAACTGACGAGCCTTCTGGAGGCGCTGTACGAGGGACACAGTAGGACGCTCCGAGTCGGCCTGCTCTCGCTGACGACGATGTCGATGTACGCGCCACCCGAACAGGTCGTTCGGTTCCTCCACGTCGTCTCGAACAGAATCGCGGAGGCGAACGGGGTTGGATTCGTCGTCGCGCACTCGGATACGATGGACGAAGAGCACCTTCAGCGCCTCCGGTCGTTCGTCGACGGGGTCGTCGAAATCCGCGAACGCGAGACGGACGTGCAACTTCGGGTCGTCGGCGTCGACAGCGAACCGACGGCGTGGGTCCCCTACGACCGGGACGGGCGACCCAAGCGAGAACCGGGGGAATCGCCGTCGGCGGCGGCGCTGGACGCCCCGGTCGACGACTCGTTGCGGTCGCTACTCGAATCGGTGCGTGCGGAGTCGCCCACGCTGACCGTCTGCAACTACGACGGGCCGCCCGAGACGCTCTCGGTGCTCGAGCGGTACTTCGACCGTCACGGCATCGCCGTCCGCGAGGCGACGATGGATGTCCCACAACCACGCGGCGTGGCGCTGTTGCACCACGGTGACGACGTACTCGCGAGCGAATCGATTTCCTCGCTCAGCGCCGCCATCGAACTGCAGGACGGCCCGGACGCGTTCGCCGACCGGCAGACCAGCGACCTGTTGACCCACCTCGACCGGTCGGTGTTCGGGGCGGCCGCGGCCGACAGGGCACTCCTCGTCGACGTGAGTCACTCCGTCGAGCAGTTGGCCTACCGAACCGGCGGCGGTCGACTGCACGCGGGGTTCCAGCGACTGTCGAACCTCACCGAGAGTCCGGAGAGCGCCCGAATCTACGAGAAACTGGCCGAGAGCGGCGTCGAGGTCCACCTCTACGGCGTCCCGGACACCGAGGTCACCGTCCCGGGAGTGACCGTCCATCCCGCGGACCCGGACAGCGAAATCGCCGAGTCGTGGTTCGTCGTCTACGACGGGGGCGGCGACCCGGACAATCGGGGGACGCTGCTAGCGGTACAACGCGGCGACGACACGTTCGAGGGATTCTGGTCGTACGACGGCGACATCGAACGCCGGGCCGAAGCGTACCTCGCGGCGACCTACGGCGAGTCCGCGCAGGTCCGTAACTGA
- a CDS encoding RNA methyltransferase — MISVAVVDAETPGNVGTIARSMKNFGLSELLLVDPPELDPDGEAYGFAGQAREDILPNAREVSFDHLTENYHTVACTATTNEGDANHVRFPAKTPRELADSLGEVDSDTCIVFGRERVGLTNDELSRLDEICSIPAAGEYPVLNLGQAATIVLYELRTVTVERTQHPEELHPHADQRAVDGLHEEFTRFLDAVDHPDEKRQKTRRMFRRVLGRARPTGREVSTLRGLFRSARTKITRLDSDDE, encoded by the coding sequence ATGATTTCGGTCGCCGTCGTCGACGCGGAGACGCCGGGTAACGTCGGGACTATCGCCCGGTCGATGAAGAACTTCGGCCTCTCGGAACTGCTTTTAGTCGACCCGCCCGAACTCGACCCGGACGGCGAGGCCTACGGGTTCGCCGGACAGGCCCGCGAGGACATCCTCCCGAACGCCCGCGAAGTCTCCTTCGACCACCTCACCGAGAACTATCACACCGTTGCCTGCACCGCGACCACGAACGAGGGCGACGCCAACCACGTCCGGTTCCCGGCGAAGACGCCCCGCGAACTCGCCGACTCCTTGGGCGAGGTGGACAGCGACACGTGCATCGTGTTCGGGCGAGAGCGGGTGGGCCTCACGAACGACGAACTCTCACGACTCGACGAAATCTGCTCGATTCCCGCCGCCGGTGAGTACCCCGTCCTGAACCTCGGACAGGCGGCGACAATCGTTCTGTACGAACTCCGCACCGTCACCGTCGAGCGCACCCAGCATCCCGAGGAGCTACACCCCCACGCCGACCAGCGAGCCGTCGACGGCCTTCACGAGGAGTTCACGCGGTTCCTCGACGCCGTCGACCACCCCGACGAGAAGCGACAGAAGACCCGGCGGATGTTCCGCCGGGTGTTGGGCCGCGCCCGCCCCACCGGACGCGAAGTGAGCACGCTCAGAGGGCTCTTCCGGAGCGCACGGACGAAGATAACGCGACTGGACTCCGACGACGAGTAG
- a CDS encoding TQO small subunit DoxD, translated as MSTRQTLHSEILGRDVNFDYSENWVGYSLFFMRVVMGWTLFQGGITKVVTYLDADPSNNWTAAGFLANAIPQGNPFTGMFAAMAGNPLIDWLNMLGLTLAGLALLLGALVRFAAFWGAVMMLFYWLAALEGGLMAGLPVAHGWVVDDHMVYAVLLFGLGAFGAGRILGLDSYIEDLSFVENNRWLRYFLG; from the coding sequence ATGAGTACCAGACAAACACTCCACTCAGAGATACTCGGGCGCGACGTGAACTTCGACTACTCCGAGAACTGGGTCGGCTATTCCCTGTTCTTCATGCGGGTCGTGATGGGATGGACCCTGTTCCAAGGCGGTATCACGAAAGTGGTCACCTACCTCGACGCCGACCCGTCGAACAACTGGACCGCCGCCGGGTTCCTCGCGAACGCCATCCCGCAGGGCAACCCCTTCACCGGGATGTTCGCCGCGATGGCCGGCAACCCCCTCATCGACTGGCTGAACATGCTGGGGCTGACGCTGGCCGGTCTCGCCCTGCTCCTCGGTGCGCTGGTCCGCTTCGCCGCGTTCTGGGGTGCGGTGATGATGCTGTTCTACTGGCTGGCGGCGCTGGAAGGCGGCCTGATGGCTGGCCTCCCGGTCGCCCACGGCTGGGTCGTCGACGACCACATGGTGTACGCCGTCCTGTTGTTCGGACTGGGCGCGTTCGGCGCGGGCCGCATCCTGGGTCTGGACAGCTACATCGAGGACCTCTCGTTCGTCGAGAACAACCGGTGGCTCCGGTACTTCCTCGGCTAG
- a CDS encoding alpha,alpha-trehalose-phosphate synthase (UDP-forming): protein MELPSTEALPDSLVVVTNRQPYTHEWTTGPVEGEIGERDVTVSSAAGGVTSALDPLLQVTGGTWVAWASGDADMAVAEDGVVTVPPGEDGYNLKRVPLSDAAVEGYYHGYSNQVLWPLCHEDTGRIWAAPSFWEQYRAVNDRFAEAVRSVTDADELVWFQDYHFGLAPRAVRSARPDATLHHFWHIPWPAPSVFEHCPHGAELLDGMLACNVVGFHTEMYAAQFLRCVAATLPEASVDRDSGVVSYKGTETRALANPLGIDVDGVEGLAKTVDTDAVRRRVLDDGMAHPSIRLVLGVERLDYSKGILERIAALDHLWDRRPDLRGAFTYVQKGSRTREGIPTYRRYRQDVLDEVNRVNETYGTDDWQPIAYTEQNFDMETLVGLYRAAAVALVTPHRDGMNLVAHEYPAACVEDTGTLVLSELAGAATQLDGALMVNPHDVAEIASTLERALELDDAERRDRLARLQASVAALDSRTWVQRQFAAAE, encoded by the coding sequence ATGGAACTCCCGAGCACCGAGGCTCTCCCCGATTCGCTGGTCGTGGTCACGAATCGACAACCCTACACCCACGAGTGGACTACAGGGCCGGTCGAGGGCGAAATCGGAGAGCGAGACGTGACCGTCTCCTCGGCCGCCGGGGGCGTGACGAGCGCGCTCGACCCCTTACTGCAGGTCACGGGCGGGACGTGGGTCGCGTGGGCCAGCGGTGACGCCGACATGGCCGTCGCCGAGGACGGCGTCGTCACCGTCCCGCCGGGCGAGGACGGCTACAACCTCAAACGGGTTCCGCTCTCGGACGCGGCCGTCGAAGGCTACTACCACGGCTACTCGAACCAAGTGCTGTGGCCGCTGTGTCACGAGGACACCGGGCGAATCTGGGCCGCGCCGTCGTTCTGGGAGCAGTACCGGGCGGTCAACGACCGGTTCGCGGAGGCCGTCAGGAGCGTCACCGACGCCGACGAACTCGTGTGGTTTCAGGACTACCACTTCGGCCTGGCTCCCCGAGCGGTGCGGTCGGCCCGTCCCGACGCGACCCTGCATCACTTCTGGCACATTCCGTGGCCCGCGCCGTCGGTGTTCGAACACTGCCCCCACGGCGCGGAACTGCTCGACGGGATGCTGGCGTGTAACGTCGTCGGCTTCCACACCGAGATGTACGCCGCGCAGTTCCTCCGCTGTGTCGCGGCCACGCTCCCCGAAGCGTCGGTCGACCGAGACAGCGGCGTCGTCTCGTACAAGGGGACCGAGACGCGCGCCCTCGCGAATCCGCTGGGTATCGACGTCGACGGCGTCGAGGGCCTGGCCAAGACCGTCGATACGGACGCCGTCCGCCGACGCGTCCTCGACGACGGCATGGCTCACCCGTCGATTCGACTCGTCCTCGGCGTCGAGCGCCTCGACTACTCGAAGGGAATTCTCGAGCGAATCGCGGCGCTCGACCACCTCTGGGACCGCCGTCCGGACCTCCGAGGAGCGTTCACCTACGTCCAGAAGGGGAGTCGCACGCGCGAAGGCATCCCGACCTACCGCCGCTACCGGCAGGACGTCCTCGACGAAGTCAATCGCGTCAACGAGACGTACGGGACCGACGACTGGCAACCCATCGCTTACACCGAACAGAACTTCGACATGGAGACGCTTGTGGGACTGTATCGCGCCGCCGCCGTGGCCCTCGTGACGCCGCACCGCGACGGGATGAATCTCGTCGCCCACGAGTACCCGGCGGCCTGCGTCGAGGATACTGGAACGCTCGTGCTGAGCGAACTCGCGGGGGCGGCCACCCAACTCGACGGCGCACTCATGGTCAATCCGCACGACGTGGCCGAAATCGCGTCGACGCTCGAACGGGCGCTGGAACTCGACGACGCCGAGCGCCGCGACAGACTCGCCCGACTGCAGGCCAGTGTCGCCGCCCTCGACAGCAGAACGTGGGTACAGCGGCAGTTCGCCGCGGCCGAGTGA
- a CDS encoding 6-hydroxymethylpterin diphosphokinase MptE-like protein, which translates to MNFDTWEPVYERILADFGYDRAGDERARDVLGVILESTATYEPRALGIEGQTVAVVGAGPSVEDEADRAADADIVVAASTAADRLRAVGVRVDCMVTDLDKNAETGAELTRSGTPVLVHAHGDNVPAVEAFVPTYDPAFVVPTTQAAPTDAVHDFGGFTDGDRAAFFADHFGADGLVFVGWDFDDPSVDPEKRQKLRWAERLLYWLERRRGERFAILDGRRDGIDPIDGPD; encoded by the coding sequence ATGAACTTCGACACGTGGGAGCCGGTGTACGAGCGCATCCTCGCCGACTTCGGCTACGACCGCGCCGGTGACGAACGGGCGCGGGACGTGCTCGGCGTGATACTCGAATCAACCGCGACCTACGAGCCGCGGGCCCTCGGTATCGAGGGGCAAACCGTCGCCGTCGTCGGGGCCGGACCGTCCGTCGAGGACGAGGCGGACCGGGCGGCCGACGCAGACATCGTCGTGGCGGCCTCGACGGCCGCCGATAGGCTTCGAGCAGTCGGTGTCCGGGTCGACTGCATGGTCACCGACCTCGACAAGAACGCCGAAACGGGGGCCGAACTCACTCGGTCGGGGACGCCCGTACTTGTCCACGCACACGGCGACAACGTCCCGGCCGTCGAGGCGTTCGTCCCGACGTACGACCCGGCGTTCGTCGTGCCGACGACGCAGGCCGCGCCGACCGACGCGGTCCACGATTTCGGGGGATTCACCGACGGCGACCGCGCGGCCTTTTTCGCCGACCACTTCGGCGCCGACGGCCTCGTCTTCGTCGGGTGGGACTTCGACGACCCGAGCGTCGACCCCGAGAAGCGACAGAAACTCCGGTGGGCCGAGCGGTTGCTGTACTGGCTTGAACGGCGACGCGGCGAGCGGTTCGCGATTCTGGACGGCCGTCGGGACGGCATCGACCCGATAGACGGGCCGGACTGA
- a CDS encoding TIGR04024 family LLM class F420-dependent oxidoreductase encodes MTVRDVYLPVAAQPSVETLVGMSQLAEDHGYERVWLPETWGRDAVTTLTSIAEHTDDVGIGTSVMNVYSRSPALVGQTAATLQEVSDGRLRLGVGPSGPIVIEGWHGVDFERPLRRTRETIDVVKQVLSGETVNYDGDIFQLSGFRLRCDPPDPVPPVDAGGLGPKSVELAGRFADGWHALLLTADGLEDRLEDFTRGTELGDRDRSEQRVTLSLPCCALEDRERARELTRQHVAFYIGGMGTYYRDALARQGYEDTAYEVAEKWASGEQDAATEAIGDDLLDAIAVAGTPEECLDHIDRFEGIDGVDAINVSFPRAADREAIDATIDVLAP; translated from the coding sequence ATGACGGTCAGAGACGTCTACCTCCCGGTCGCCGCCCAACCCTCGGTGGAGACGCTCGTCGGGATGAGTCAACTGGCCGAAGACCACGGCTACGAGCGCGTCTGGTTGCCCGAGACGTGGGGCCGAGACGCCGTCACGACGCTCACGAGCATCGCCGAACACACCGACGACGTGGGTATCGGGACCTCCGTGATGAACGTCTACTCGCGGTCGCCCGCGCTCGTCGGGCAGACCGCCGCGACGCTCCAAGAGGTCTCGGACGGGCGACTCCGCCTCGGCGTCGGTCCCTCCGGCCCCATCGTCATCGAGGGGTGGCACGGCGTGGACTTCGAGCGACCGCTCCGTCGGACCCGTGAGACTATCGACGTCGTCAAGCAGGTGCTCTCGGGCGAGACGGTGAACTACGACGGCGACATCTTCCAACTGTCGGGGTTCCGCCTGCGCTGTGACCCGCCGGACCCGGTCCCGCCCGTCGACGCGGGGGGTCTCGGCCCGAAGTCGGTCGAACTCGCCGGGCGATTCGCCGACGGGTGGCACGCACTGTTGCTGACCGCCGACGGCCTCGAAGACCGCCTCGAAGACTTCACCCGCGGAACGGAACTGGGTGACCGCGACCGTTCGGAACAGCGAGTCACGCTCTCCTTACCCTGCTGTGCCCTCGAAGACCGAGAGCGGGCACGCGAGTTGACCCGTCAGCACGTCGCCTTCTACATCGGCGGGATGGGTACCTACTACCGGGACGCGCTGGCCCGGCAGGGGTACGAGGACACGGCCTACGAAGTCGCCGAGAAGTGGGCCTCCGGCGAGCAAGACGCCGCCACCGAAGCTATCGGCGACGACCTGCTGGACGCCATCGCCGTCGCGGGCACGCCCGAGGAGTGTCTGGACCACATCGACCGGTTCGAGGGTATCGACGGCGTCGACGCCATCAACGTTTCGTTCCCCCGCGCGGCCGACCGCGAGGCCATCGACGCGACTATCGACGTACTCGCGCCCTGA
- a CDS encoding haloacid dehalogenase type II yields the protein MPFDPARVTTVTFDSYSTIVDVEAAEEALADRVPDPEPVSRLWRSRSLAYTFIANAVDAYKPFYEMNRDALQYALDAHGVALSTDERDEILAVYHELDVFDDVREGMNRLYDAGYDLYVVSNGNPEMLASMLDHAGIGGLVEDTVSADEIRTFKPDAELYRHAAARTGTPIDEIAHVSAAYFDVYGAMHAGMQGVWVDRDGGPWDSFAGEPDLTISSFHDLREKLV from the coding sequence ATGCCGTTCGACCCAGCGCGGGTGACGACAGTCACCTTCGACTCCTACAGCACCATCGTCGACGTCGAGGCGGCCGAGGAGGCACTCGCGGACCGCGTTCCGGACCCCGAGCCGGTATCGCGGTTGTGGCGCTCTCGCTCGCTCGCCTACACCTTTATCGCCAACGCCGTCGACGCGTACAAGCCCTTCTACGAGATGAACCGCGACGCGTTGCAGTACGCGCTGGACGCCCACGGGGTCGCCCTCTCGACCGACGAACGCGACGAGATTCTGGCCGTCTACCACGAACTCGACGTGTTCGACGACGTGCGCGAGGGGATGAACCGACTCTACGACGCCGGGTACGACCTCTACGTCGTCTCGAACGGGAACCCCGAGATGCTGGCGTCGATGCTCGACCACGCGGGCATCGGAGGCCTCGTCGAAGACACCGTCAGCGCCGACGAGATTCGGACGTTCAAGCCCGACGCCGAGTTGTACCGCCACGCCGCCGCCCGAACGGGGACGCCGATAGACGAGATAGCCCACGTCTCGGCGGCGTACTTCGACGTGTACGGCGCGATGCACGCCGGGATGCAGGGCGTGTGGGTCGACCGCGACGGCGGGCCGTGGGACTCCTTCGCCGGGGAACCGGACCTGACGATTTCGTCGTTCCACGACCTCCGCGAGAAACTGGTCTAA
- a CDS encoding M48 family metallopeptidase, whose translation MDTATWRSVHLRMLAVLAVFVAVLLVVPAVVLVVALFLSTATLVVLAIAVDALVSSVASMPTISPMWWAVAFTLLTVVWTGVVVSNVFGASLSADGTVLSGMPTERPDSADGRELVRTVERLAQQADCQPPDVVLTDAAVGGAMTVGLRPSDSTLVVSRRALETLTEAERRAVVAHEIAHLKNRDAAVLTLASKPLFLLDEATRSQADYERTVPELVAAALSAMLVAWLSRTRERYADSGAVAITGDPAALATALERLRDAESGPETDVRALGEAAFGVVPPTDERRVDYDRSRNRPPVFWSARKRYRELVAALEATHPSTEERITRLRALERASEGTAGD comes from the coding sequence ATGGACACAGCCACGTGGCGTTCGGTGCATCTCCGAATGCTCGCCGTCCTCGCGGTGTTCGTGGCCGTGCTGTTGGTGGTTCCCGCCGTGGTGCTCGTCGTCGCCCTCTTTCTGAGTACCGCGACGCTGGTGGTACTCGCGATTGCGGTCGACGCGCTCGTCTCGTCGGTGGCCTCGATGCCGACGATTTCACCGATGTGGTGGGCCGTCGCGTTCACCCTTCTGACGGTCGTCTGGACCGGTGTCGTCGTCTCGAACGTTTTCGGGGCGTCGCTGTCGGCCGACGGAACCGTGCTCTCGGGGATGCCCACGGAGCGGCCCGACTCAGCCGACGGTCGGGAACTGGTCCGCACCGTCGAGCGATTGGCACAGCAGGCCGACTGCCAGCCACCCGACGTGGTGCTGACCGACGCGGCCGTCGGCGGTGCGATGACCGTCGGTCTCCGGCCCTCGGACTCGACGCTCGTCGTCTCACGACGCGCCCTCGAGACGCTGACCGAGGCGGAGCGCCGTGCCGTGGTCGCCCACGAGATTGCACACCTGAAGAACCGGGACGCCGCCGTGCTGACGCTGGCATCGAAGCCGCTGTTCTTGCTGGACGAGGCGACCCGGAGCCAGGCCGACTACGAGCGGACCGTCCCCGAACTCGTGGCGGCCGCGCTGAGTGCGATGCTCGTCGCGTGGCTCTCACGGACCCGCGAGCGCTACGCCGACAGCGGGGCCGTTGCTATCACCGGGGACCCGGCCGCCCTCGCGACGGCGCTCGAACGGTTGCGCGACGCCGAATCCGGCCCCGAGACCGACGTTCGGGCGCTCGGAGAGGCGGCCTTCGGCGTGGTCCCGCCGACCGACGAACGCCGCGTCGACTACGACCGCTCGCGGAATCGCCCGCCGGTATTCTGGTCGGCCCGGAAGCGCTACCGCGAACTCGTCGCCGCCCTGGAAGCGACACATCCGTCGACCGAGGAGCGGATAACACGCCTCAGAGCGTTGGAACGGGCGTCCGAGGGGACGGCCGGCGATTAG
- a CDS encoding glycosyl transferase family 2: protein MDYAQERITTLHDLTDPTPDAPVDDSAVVVPIAGETVDAVTPDYVFDPLATVGPAEVVVPLRAPADVVAAFREWVAEYDLSVTALWCDAPELDTLLENHGLAGETGKGRDVWLGLGVAAARADYVAVHDADATTYSAATVPRLLAPLAMDHDFVKGYYARVEDRQLYGRLVRLFVAPLVRALEDRHHHPFVHYLASFRYPLAGEFAFTADAARRIRAQRAWGLEIGMLGEAFDVVGADGTAQVDLGLHQHDHKPVGGRGGLSTMSEQVGEALFRAVEGAGVDPDYKTLPTAYIKAGERLVEQYAADAAFNGLEYDPAAEREQVDAYRSGIRRPGPDTRLPAWADTDLPPSAVVEVTRPSQPAVDRADD, encoded by the coding sequence ATGGATTACGCACAGGAGCGCATCACGACGCTGCACGACCTGACCGACCCGACGCCAGACGCGCCGGTCGACGACAGCGCCGTCGTCGTCCCCATCGCCGGTGAGACGGTCGACGCGGTCACGCCAGACTACGTCTTCGACCCCCTCGCTACCGTCGGTCCCGCCGAGGTTGTCGTGCCACTCCGCGCACCGGCCGACGTGGTCGCGGCGTTCCGCGAGTGGGTTGCCGAGTACGACCTCTCCGTGACGGCCCTGTGGTGTGACGCCCCGGAACTCGACACCCTGCTGGAGAACCACGGCCTTGCGGGGGAAACTGGCAAAGGGCGAGACGTGTGGCTTGGCCTGGGCGTCGCCGCGGCGCGGGCCGACTACGTCGCCGTCCACGACGCCGACGCGACCACCTACTCGGCGGCGACGGTCCCGCGACTGCTCGCACCGCTCGCGATGGACCACGACTTCGTGAAGGGGTACTACGCCCGCGTCGAGGACCGACAGTTGTACGGCCGCCTCGTTCGCCTGTTCGTCGCGCCGCTGGTCCGCGCGCTCGAAGACCGACACCACCACCCGTTCGTCCACTACCTCGCGTCGTTCCGCTACCCGCTCGCGGGCGAGTTCGCGTTCACCGCCGACGCCGCCCGTCGAATCCGCGCTCAGCGGGCGTGGGGCCTCGAAATCGGGATGCTCGGCGAGGCGTTCGACGTGGTCGGCGCCGACGGCACGGCACAGGTCGATCTGGGCCTGCACCAGCACGACCACAAGCCCGTCGGCGGCCGCGGCGGCCTCTCGACGATGTCCGAACAGGTCGGCGAAGCCCTCTTCCGGGCCGTCGAAGGCGCAGGCGTCGACCCGGACTACAAGACGCTTCCGACGGCGTACATCAAGGCAGGCGAGCGACTCGTCGAGCAGTACGCCGCGGACGCGGCGTTCAACGGACTGGAGTACGACCCGGCGGCAGAACGGGAACAGGTGGACGCCTATCGCTCCGGTATCCGACGCCCCGGACCCGACACACGATTGCCCGCGTGGGCCGACACCGACCTTCCGCCTTCGGCGGTCGTGGAGGTCACGCGACCCTCACAGCCAGCGGTCGACCGGGCGGACGACTGA